The Phocoena sinus isolate mPhoSin1 chromosome 8, mPhoSin1.pri, whole genome shotgun sequence nucleotide sequence AATCCATCAGAACTGAGTTTGAAACCTGGGTCTGTGAGGTCGCCGTGACCAGACAGACGGTCCTTTAACTTCTCAGACTTCGTCAGCCTCACATGCAGGCATAGAGTGCCTTGCACAGAGCTTGGCATATAGTTGGCCCTCATTAGGTGGTAGACGTTAGCACTGCTTAGTTATGAAGGGTGGGGCGTGGAGGTAAAAAGGATGCAATGTAATACATTTCGGGGACGGGGCAGGTCAGGACAAACTTGGCAAAAGTCATCTTCTCTTGGACATACCAGTAAACCAGCGAGTAGCTGATGGCCACAACGCAGAGGGCGGCCAAGTAGTGCCAGCAGAAGCACATGGTGATGAACATGATGTTGGCGTCATCTTTCTGGTCCCATTCGGGTGCTCCAAAAAGCGGGAACAGCACAAACCCGATCTGGTGGATTACACAGAGAAGCCAGCCTTGTCATTAGGTGGGCCTGAGAAGCCCCCTAGCCTCCTGTGGCTGCCAGAGTGTCTGTCGTTGCCCAGACAACTCATTCCCCATGCCTCTGTTAGCATCGAACAGCCTCTGCACAGGAAATTGCTCTGTTAGCTCTGGTTTTAGGTAGCCTTACTTAAAATTTCAGGGCCCACGTTTCAGATGAACAGTTTTAAGCAAGTAGAGGCTGTAAGTGGTGTCAGTAGCTCTGCTGGGAAGGGCAGGCAGGTAAATAAATCCTCAGCCTGCTCGCTACCTGTGCTCTGTTGATGAAGCTTGTTTATGTGTCAGCAGGATATCGATGGCTAAAGTCACGTAGGTCAGGGGTGGGCGTGGGCAGAGAAGTGGCTTCTCACCCCCTTCGAGTGGTGTGTCGGTGCTGCATCTCCTGGATGCGCTCGGCGGGCCTGCTTCGTCCTTGCACCAGGTGAGGAGCCTGGTTTTGAATAATTACCTGCCAGAACCAGGTGCCCTGAAGGATAACGAGGCTGGTGCGGAAGAGTTCCAGCACGATGTTGTCCCGGAGGATCACTTCCAAGGTGAGGCTGACAGCCCCTGCGAACACGGCGCACAGCAGGAGCGAGTGGATGTGCTGGTCCAGCGGTGGCCGGTGGTGGACATGGTGGTACAAGAGGAAGCCTGTGTGGAGCAGGGGATGCTGTcgggcccgcccccgccccagggGGTCCGTTCCCAGCTTCAGCCTGACTAGGAAGTGTCTGTCTGGCACTTAGGAAGTCAGTTTATGTGACAATCTAGGGCAACAAACCgatgcaggggtgtgtgtgtgtgtgtgtgtgtgtgtgtgtgtgtgtgtgtgtgtgtgtgtgtgtgtgtgtgtgtgtgtgtgtaagcggGTGTAAGCAGCAGAGGATGAATCCTAACATCTCTTTACCGAATTTGTGGTAGGTAGGTTTCAGTCCAGGATGGGAAGGTGAGATGTTGCTGATTTGTGACCAGTTGTGTGTTTGTACTTGACGTTCAGTTTTACCCTCATTCAACCTCTTTTCAGTTCTTCCCGAGGTTCAGAAATCAATGAGGGGTTGGATTACAACATGCTTTCTCTCATCCAGTTAACATGAGTTGCGTTGGGAGATGTGTCCTAGCCACTGGGTGGGAGTCCGGACAGTGACAGCGCAAGGTTGGGGTAGAGCACGGAGAACCTCTCCCCTAAGCAGAGGGTCACCCCCGTGCGTGATGGCACCCCGCCAGTACTTCGtgcggagggcggggcgggggcgggcgctGGGCGGGCAGGGGGAGTTGGTGCTCTGCCAGCCAGAGCTCTGGCTAAAAGCCTCGTGCTTTCCTGTGCTGCTTTATGGAACGTGCCACCTGTACCGTCCAGAGCACAGGATCAGGTCCTGTGTAGGATTCTGAAGCTCAGAGACTAGGGTTCTCTGGGGAAGATGATTACATTTGCAATATTTCTGATCTGCTGTGCTCCCGTCCCTCTAAGTCTCCGTCCACACCACCCAGTCACCTTCATTGGAAACTGCCACAGCCATGACCAGTCTGTCCAGCCCCAAGGGGATGTGGGTGATGAGGTAGGTCAGCATGTCCACGAGTCCCGAGACCCCAAAGAACAGGTACATGGTGCTGTGCTGCCAGTTCATGAGCTTTACCCAGTGGTCCTCGTGGGACAGGTGGAGGTGGGGCCCGTCCGGAACAAACTGCTCTGCCAGCATGCCTGCAGGGAAACGGGAGTGGAGGTTAGGGAGGGAAGAACAGCTCCAAGACAAATAGACGGCGAAGTGACCCCGAGTCATGGCGAAGGTGGCCCACGGCTCTGTGGACCTACTCTGCTGCCTCAGATGCAGCTGTTTCGGGATAAAATACGTATTTGCTGGGGAACCTGTGCAGACATGTTGCCTTTGTTGCCGttcctttgggggaggggggagaaacgGCGATAGGAACGCAGCCACACAGGTCCCCAGGACATTGTCCAGCAGTTGAGATGACAGCAAGGCATTGCCTCTTAAGTGAGAATGTGGCTGATGCACTCTCTGGGCGTCCCCTCTGCCAAGTGGGCCGCGAGGTGAACCTGGAAAGGGACAATTAGGTGGAAAATGATAGAATGCCAGCGAGACACACTGCAGGTGAAGATAGCTGTGGCAAGCCCAGCGGCTTCCGGGTGTGTGCTTTTCCTGCGCCCGGGGCGAGCTCGGAGCTGAGGGCCCTTCCCATGGCGCTCGGCCTCTGTCCCAGACACTGGGAGAACAAGGCCAAGACCACACCTTGGTGATCCTGGCCACCCTGTAGCTCAGGAGACGGGGCTGGCACACAGGTGAAGCAGTGCCACAGGGCAGCTCTCACTTCTTGGGAGCAAAAGATTCATTCGCCTTTTGCCTGGTGCCCAGAATGTTCTCGGAGCCTAGAATAAGTCCTCCGTGACAACGTTCTGGACCGTTTCccaaacatttctttctcaacCCAGatccccacctcctcttttttttattaatatttattatttatttacttatttggctgcaccaggtcttcgttgcggcatgtggggtctttgttgccacgtgtgggctcttggttgcggcatgtgggatctagttccccgaccaggggtcagaTGCAGACCCtgtgcattgggagtgcagagccttaaccactggaccaccagggaagtccccagccccTTTCTGAATTCATGTACAAAGGATGAAGGTGCTGGTGGAAGCAACCCAGGAAAAGGACGTCCCAGTGACAGGAGAGCAGAAGGCCTCCgagagcagggactgtgtctgttccccccactccaccccacccggCACCCAGACAGCAAGCTCCTGGCACGTGGCAGAGGCCCCAAGAGACCGTTCTTGGATGAGTATTAGTTTCACATAGCAAGGAGGCtaaataccatttttctagcttttCTAAGGCCAAGTTGATGCTGTCCTTTACCGTTTAAGCCACATGGGCCCTATCATTTCGCAGCTTCAGAGAGACGACAAAGCCTTTCCGATGCCTGGGTGACTGGTGAAGGGGACATTCAGCTAGACTGTGACCTTTGCTCACTCCACGGGGAGCTACTGCCCTTGCTTCCGTTCCTTGGAGAAACTGTAGGCCAAAGGGGACAGGTGGCAGAATGTAGCTGCAGGGTGAGCTCCCTCCTCACTCACGTGATGGGCCGGTCCTGACAAGGAATTCTGCCTGCTCTTGACACCGCTCGTTGTTCCGCGAGGGCCACCAGTGGGCTGGATGGCTGTCAGGTGACCATGGGAGTGGGTGGGTTTGTTGGAACGGGGCGCAGTGAAGGAAGGTCCCCCTCAGGCAGCTGTCGGTTGGCTTTTCTCACTCTCTTCCACTGCTTCTCTGACTAGCCTTCCAGCATGAATCCCCATCTCTAAGCACTTGAGATTTGGGGATGGAGGGTACGAGTTGGGTGTTAACCACTCCTGAGGTTCTAGTGGAGGGAGACAGCTGGGGGGAAGAAAGATGACTTTTCTAAAACTAAGCTCCGTTTAGTACCTTCTCATAACTCACGTACATGAGCTTAACTctaatttgttcttattttctctttctctgttttgtctttttcataaagTATGTCTTCTATTTCTACAACTTACGCCTGTGTTCTTACAAATTATACCTGTATCCTCCTAGGGCAAAGAATGCTGCAGTCTATGTGGTAGTTTTTCATAGTGTGAAACTTAGAACCATGATGTAAGGTGCTATTAAACTGTCAATGTTACTAAACTCGGTACACAATAGATGCTATGGTAAAATATTTAGTGCCCCAAATTCTCGTTATGTTATCCCTGCCAGTGGAGACATCCATTTTTCACAGGGTCCAGGAAGTGGGTTACGGGTTCTGGGTATGACAAGGAGATCCCTGGGCCAAATGACCCCCTTCCTTACCGATGACTGAAAATAAAGTTCTGATGGCGGCCTCAGTGACCTCAAGACGCTGATAGTGGTGAGTCAGTCGGCTGCTCTTCCCCTTTTGGTGAAAGTACTTCAGTGGGTACTTCACTGACCACCACAGTCCAACTATCAAGAAGAAGCTCCCTGGGAGAGCGTGGCCCTTGAAATTTGCCATCGGGGTCCCAGGATACCTAAACAATAAAGGGACAGCTGTTAGGTGGCTGAATGGGGAAGACATAAATGGATAATTTGGCAGGAAACACAATCCGTGGCCGGGGATTCCGAGCTGTAAGCCATATTGAGAAGGAGCCCCTTATTCTCATAGAATAAGCCTGTGTTACGTCATTGAAGTCTTGTCCGCTCAGTGAGTTACAAGCCCAGGAGAATACCACTGGCCCTGAGGCTTTAGAAACGTGGGTAAAataggagggaggagaaggaggttgGGTAAAtacttcctgatcttagagtagAAAAGCCTTTCTAAACATAGAGGTAAAGGAGGgaactagaaaagagaaagtcatctgcataaacattttacatataaaacacattaaaaggcacACCATTTGGGAAAACGTTTGCAATAGCTGTGATAAATGGATATTCCACTACAGAGCCTTTAcaagttaataagaaaaagaccgtagaagaatgggcagaagacacaAACCACATAATTcacaaaataacacaaattgATAAACTCACTGTAAAGATAACGcaagtgaaaaaatatttctcaccTAATTTGAAAATTTGAGGGTTTTTATGCAGCCCTCTAAGTATAATTGAATATGGTCATTCAGATTTGGTAAAATGACAGGCTGTTCAGCCAGAGATGTGTGGAGAGCCTGTATCAGCCCTTCCATGACTCATTTCTAGGGTTTTCCCTGTTAAATTCCTGGTTGGTCTGCTGCTCACCCCAGCTGTGCATTTCCCCTGCTCATTCCCGAGTGTTCATTTCCATGCTTAGCTTGTGAAGCCAAGCGTTTCTGACCCCCCATCACTGCCCTGAGCTGTGTCTGTTTCCTGGCAGCCGAGCAACTTATTTTCATGGCCAGTACCAGCATATTTAAAagtcattgagggcttccctggtggcgcagtggatgagagtccgcctgccgatggaggggacacgggttcgtgccctggtccgggaagatcccacatgccgtggaacggctgggcccgcgagccatggccgctgagcctgcgcgcccggagcctgtgctctgcaacgggagaggctactacagctagaggcccgcgtaccacaaaaaaaagtcATTGAGTGAGGGGGACTCTTGTTAGGGTGTGGCCTCAGAACCCACAGCCTTCCACTGTTTAGCTGAACTACTTCATAATATTGCCGCCTCAGCATCCTTTTGTGTGGCCAGTGTCCTGGAGGGGCCTTGAACTGACACCGGCCCCTCCTGTGAGCATGCCCTTGAAACAGCTGCAGAGTCACAGCGATAGTCTCTTCCACGTCCCAGGGCCTTCCCCCTGGTGGACCCCTTGGATGAGCCCCCTGCAAAACTTACGAGAACCCTGGTCTTTTTGGTTTGAATTGTGCAGTCTGGTTTCCCTGGGAACCCTGAAGCACTCCATCTGTGGACCTTAATAAAGGCGTATGTCCCAGTCTGGCCTCCCTCTGCCTGCACCCTGCCTTGACCTCCCACCCTGTACTCCTCCAGGGCTGTGAGTAGTCAGCTTCTCTATTTCGGTTCTCTTGCGGGC carries:
- the TMEM45B gene encoding transmembrane protein 45B yields the protein MANFKGHALPGSFFLIVGLWWSVKYPLKYFHQKGKSSRLTHHYQRLEVTEAAIRTLFSVIGMLAEQFVPDGPHLHLSHEDHWVKLMNWQHSTMYLFFGVSGLVDMLTYLITHIPLGLDRLVMAVAVSNEGFLLYHHVHHRPPLDQHIHSLLLCAVFAGAVSLTLEVILRDNIVLELFRTSLVILQGTWFWQIGFVLFPLFGAPEWDQKDDANIMFITMCFCWHYLAALCVVAISYSLVYCFLTRVKRPGDREIIGIHKLKSDHTCQKALLSGSDED